Proteins encoded in a region of the Saccharothrix ecbatanensis genome:
- a CDS encoding WXG100 family type VII secretion target codes for MRGKDGNQIAAAVGPELDYLSGISRRLGVRDLVADYFTPVVGDWNDLHDEAERWRKAGLVAEHVTRDLTKPLGKLDSAWQGKDADSFVEHMQKVGLAGHDMSDAMHAMGEALDHTAEGIRDIVEDMSRVFAEAADTVSGAAALPVDGDRRVMEALDELHDPAKELHESVRDVLEAFLRLCDGVSGSADFADVKMEHKYPEQNWTFTEPAKPTVPQPPATPPAETKPAAAGGGAGSGSGGGMPGGGGGGVPGGGGGVPGGVPGGDAPDRMQQGGSTAVSEPRPLDQGARPAAAAAGPSGPASAGAGGGMMGGMGMMGGAGGGQQGGDKEHKSKVQLAGSTEQVFGKPKKSAPPVLGED; via the coding sequence ATGCGGGGCAAGGACGGCAACCAGATCGCCGCGGCGGTCGGGCCGGAGCTGGACTACCTGTCCGGGATCAGCCGGCGGCTCGGCGTGCGCGATCTCGTGGCGGACTACTTCACGCCCGTCGTCGGCGACTGGAACGACCTGCACGACGAGGCCGAGCGCTGGCGCAAGGCCGGGCTCGTCGCCGAGCACGTGACGCGCGACCTGACCAAGCCGCTGGGCAAGCTGGACTCGGCGTGGCAGGGCAAGGACGCGGACTCGTTCGTGGAGCACATGCAGAAGGTCGGTCTGGCCGGGCACGACATGTCCGACGCGATGCACGCGATGGGCGAGGCGCTGGACCACACCGCCGAGGGCATCCGCGACATCGTCGAGGACATGTCCCGGGTGTTCGCCGAGGCGGCCGACACGGTGTCCGGCGCGGCGGCGTTGCCGGTGGACGGCGACCGGCGCGTGATGGAGGCGTTGGACGAGCTGCACGACCCGGCGAAGGAGCTGCACGAGTCGGTGCGCGACGTGCTGGAGGCGTTCCTCCGGCTGTGCGACGGGGTTTCCGGTTCGGCGGACTTCGCCGACGTGAAGATGGAGCACAAGTACCCCGAGCAGAACTGGACGTTCACGGAGCCGGCGAAGCCGACCGTGCCACAGCCCCCGGCCACCCCGCCGGCCGAGACCAAGCCGGCCGCTGCCGGCGGTGGTGCCGGTTCGGGTTCCGGTGGCGGCATGCCGGGTGGCGGTGGCGGCGGCGTCCCTGGTGGTGGCGGTGGTGTGCCCGGTGGTGTGCCCGGTGGGGACGCGCCGGATCGCATGCAGCAGGGCGGGTCGACGGCGGTGTCCGAGCCCCGTCCCCTGGACCAGGGCGCCCGTCCGGCCGCGGCGGCCGCGGGTCCGTCCGGTCCGGCGTCCGCCGGTGCGGGCGGCGGGATGATGGGCGGCATGGGGATGATGGGCGGCGCGGGCGGCGGTCAGCAGGGCGGCGACAAGGAGCACAAGTCGAAGGTCCAGCTGGCGGGCTCGACCGAGCAGGTCTTCGGCAAGCCCAAGAAGTCCGCCCCGCCGGTGCTGGGCGAGGACTGA
- the mycP gene encoding type VII secretion-associated serine protease mycosin: MRIRRIAALAAVTVTLVSAPGAYAQPTTTKNQDSRPNSQPPPVDRNFLRGFADPREDVDYKKKTQCITSGTGDKRIPRKPWGQMQLRLEEAHRFATGKGVMLAIIDTGVNDKHPRLAGRVTPGGDYVETAEKGVVDCDGHGTEVAGVAAASRDDETGFVGAAPDASLLAIRQTSDNYEYKDPGNVDNRATAGKVGTLAQAIVTSATRGAKVINISLTSCAAPSEPSNPERELQAAIDWAVKDKDVVIVTAAGNLGQEGGCGAQNDNQDPKNVKVVASPPWYADNVLSVGSVNINGDVSSFSVWGPWVSVAAPGEDIVTLDPAGNGLTDATTNANGQPTPIQGTSFASPYVAGVVALVRERFPHLNAHQVMDRIKSTAQHPGNPNGRDHKVGYGIINPVAALTAELPSEREGAKPAAPKQLLTTLDPPDPPNNAPMIVALSGTGAGVGLLLLTLFIVHTVSRNRDKRATVPVRRSSI; encoded by the coding sequence ATGCGCATCCGAAGGATCGCCGCGCTGGCCGCGGTGACGGTCACGCTCGTGAGCGCGCCCGGCGCGTACGCGCAGCCGACCACGACCAAGAACCAGGACAGCCGGCCGAACTCGCAGCCGCCGCCCGTCGACAGGAACTTCCTCAGGGGGTTCGCGGACCCCAGGGAAGACGTCGACTACAAGAAGAAGACCCAGTGCATCACCTCGGGCACGGGTGACAAGCGGATCCCGCGCAAGCCCTGGGGCCAGATGCAGCTCCGGCTGGAGGAAGCGCACCGCTTCGCCACCGGCAAGGGCGTCATGCTGGCGATCATCGACACCGGCGTCAACGACAAGCACCCGCGGCTCGCCGGCCGGGTCACGCCGGGTGGTGACTACGTGGAGACCGCCGAAAAGGGGGTCGTCGACTGCGACGGCCACGGCACCGAGGTCGCGGGCGTGGCGGCGGCGAGCCGGGACGACGAGACCGGTTTCGTGGGCGCCGCACCCGACGCGAGCTTGCTGGCGATCAGGCAGACCAGCGACAACTACGAGTACAAGGACCCGGGCAACGTCGACAACCGGGCGACCGCGGGCAAGGTCGGCACCCTGGCGCAGGCCATCGTGACCTCCGCGACCAGGGGCGCGAAGGTCATCAACATCTCGCTGACGTCGTGCGCGGCGCCGAGTGAGCCCAGCAACCCGGAACGCGAACTCCAGGCCGCGATCGACTGGGCGGTGAAGGACAAGGACGTCGTCATCGTGACCGCGGCGGGCAACCTCGGCCAGGAAGGCGGGTGCGGGGCGCAGAACGACAACCAGGACCCGAAGAACGTCAAGGTCGTCGCGTCACCGCCGTGGTACGCCGACAACGTGCTGTCCGTCGGGTCGGTGAACATCAACGGCGATGTGTCGTCGTTCTCCGTGTGGGGACCGTGGGTCAGCGTGGCCGCGCCGGGCGAGGACATCGTCACGCTCGACCCCGCCGGCAACGGCCTGACCGACGCCACCACCAACGCCAACGGGCAGCCCACCCCCATCCAGGGCACCAGCTTCGCGTCGCCGTACGTGGCGGGCGTGGTCGCGCTGGTGCGGGAACGCTTCCCGCACCTGAACGCGCACCAGGTGATGGACCGGATCAAGTCCACCGCACAGCACCCGGGCAACCCGAACGGCCGGGACCACAAGGTCGGCTACGGGATCATCAACCCGGTGGCGGCGCTGACGGCCGAGCTGCCGTCCGAGCGCGAGGGCGCGAAGCCCGCGGCGCCCAAGCAGCTGCTGACGACCCTGGACCCGCCGGACCCGCCGAACAACGCGCCGATGATCGTGGCGCTGTCCGGCACGGGCGCGGGCGTCGGGCTCCTGCTGCTGACGCTGTTCATCGTGCACACCGTCAGCCGCAACCGGGACAAGCGAGCCACCGTCCCGGTGCGACGCTCGTCGATCTAG
- the eccB gene encoding type VII secretion protein EccB, producing the protein MASTPTTKSQVQAYRFVLRRMQSALVRRDAVMLHDPMRTHSRATAVGVLLGIVGMIGFLIFGFFSPNPQLGGDTKIAISKETGQVYVVSELGGTKTLIPMTNLASARLLLLQQQTADQGSVGGGDAAAGAVNQAAPEAAGGAPKLVSEKALSKLPKGRLTGIPDGPDVLPKPADRIGSDWSVCDTLHLDEALNDPAAPGKFTTTVLAGISGGGDPLDGNRALLVRVGTDDKQAYLIYKAPVNSKITSTSTVRAKVDLGDEKVRNALNLANKPPRAISSGLLNAIPEAKPLVAPEIAGRGQKVTYITRTTDLKVGGVIEVRRAGAGSEFHVLLKDGIQRVSRAAADLLRAAYAQGDPKLVDIADINNAPTTEQLDFSDYPPDVPEVLDANQNNRVVCLGWQAKDVTSDNKSQHTKVTIAPSLPIPAGTRPVSINQVGATGEVVSEFVMMPGKAAVVRSATSTQDFGSGPIHLITGRGVKYGIPDKTTSGALGLGGDGFAPGPESILRLLPNGPQLNRNEAARSWDSIPAPKGNSLLPEEQAKKQGS; encoded by the coding sequence ATGGCATCAACACCCACCACCAAGTCACAGGTCCAGGCCTACCGCTTCGTGCTGCGCAGGATGCAGTCCGCCCTGGTTCGCAGAGACGCGGTGATGCTGCACGACCCGATGCGCACCCACTCGCGCGCGACCGCGGTGGGCGTCCTGCTGGGCATCGTCGGGATGATCGGGTTCCTCATCTTCGGCTTCTTCTCGCCGAACCCGCAGCTCGGCGGTGACACGAAGATCGCCATCTCCAAGGAGACGGGCCAGGTCTACGTCGTCAGCGAACTCGGCGGGACGAAGACGCTGATCCCGATGACGAACCTGGCGTCCGCGCGGCTGCTGCTGTTGCAGCAGCAGACCGCGGACCAGGGGTCGGTCGGCGGCGGCGACGCGGCGGCGGGCGCGGTGAACCAGGCGGCGCCGGAGGCCGCGGGCGGCGCGCCGAAACTGGTCAGCGAGAAGGCGTTGTCGAAGCTGCCCAAGGGTCGGTTGACCGGTATCCCGGACGGCCCGGACGTGCTGCCCAAGCCGGCGGACCGGATCGGTTCGGACTGGTCCGTGTGCGACACGCTGCACTTGGACGAGGCGCTGAACGACCCGGCGGCGCCGGGCAAGTTCACCACCACCGTGCTGGCCGGGATCAGCGGCGGCGGCGACCCGCTCGACGGCAACCGCGCCCTGCTGGTGCGCGTGGGCACGGACGACAAGCAGGCGTACCTGATCTACAAGGCGCCGGTGAACTCCAAGATCACCTCGACCTCCACGGTGCGTGCGAAGGTCGACTTGGGCGACGAGAAGGTCCGCAACGCGTTGAACCTGGCGAACAAGCCGCCGCGGGCGATCAGCAGCGGTCTGCTCAACGCGATCCCCGAGGCGAAGCCTTTGGTGGCGCCCGAGATCGCGGGCCGCGGCCAGAAGGTGACGTACATCACCAGGACGACCGACCTGAAGGTCGGCGGCGTGATCGAGGTCCGCCGCGCCGGCGCAGGTTCCGAGTTCCACGTGCTGCTGAAGGACGGCATCCAGAGGGTCAGCCGGGCCGCGGCCGACCTGCTCCGCGCGGCCTACGCGCAGGGCGATCCGAAGCTCGTGGACATCGCGGACATCAACAACGCGCCGACCACCGAGCAGCTCGACTTCTCCGACTACCCGCCGGACGTGCCGGAGGTGTTGGACGCCAACCAGAACAACCGGGTGGTCTGCCTCGGCTGGCAGGCGAAGGACGTCACGTCGGACAACAAGTCGCAGCACACCAAGGTGACCATCGCGCCGTCGCTGCCGATCCCGGCCGGCACCCGGCCGGTGTCCATCAACCAGGTCGGCGCGACCGGCGAGGTCGTCAGCGAGTTCGTGATGATGCCCGGCAAGGCGGCCGTGGTGCGCAGCGCGACGTCCACCCAGGACTTCGGCAGCGGCCCGATCCACCTGATCACCGGGCGCGGCGTGAAGTACGGCATCCCGGACAAGACGACGAGCGGCGCGCTGGGCTTGGGCGGGGACGGGTTCGCGCCCGGACCGGAGTCGATCCTGCGCCTGCTGCCCAACGGGCCGCAGCTCAACCGCAACGAGGCCGCCCGCAGCTGGGACTCCATCCCGGCGCCGAAGGGCAACAGCCTGCTGCCCGAGGAGCAGGCGAAGAAGCAGGGCAGCTGA